The genome window GAACTCAAATGTGAGCTGTTGAAGTATGCATTGAAAACAATGGGTGAGTCATCTGAATAGAGTGACACATGTCACTTGATAATCCAAAACCATGGTTAAAAACCAGGAGTCATTCCCATTGTTTTTCACACTCTCCCACTGTTTTGTGCAAACCGTGTGTGTTTCATCTCATCTATCTTCCTCTATATATACACTCAAATTGGTGCTCTTAACACAACACAAACTCAAATTGGTGCTCTTAACACAACACAAACAAACACAACACAAACAGCTTCTTCACATATAGATCATCTCTTTTTCTCAAAATCACACCAAACCCAACTCATATTCAAGTTGAAGATTATATCAAAGATCATAAAGATGAGTGCAGCAAGCAAAGCATGGATTGTGGCCGCAAGTGTCGGACTAGTCGAGGCGCTTAAAGATCAAGGATTTGCAAGATGGAATTATCCTATTAGGTGCCTTCACCAACGTGCCAAGGCTAATCTTCCATCCTTCTCTCATGCCAAAATGTTGTCATCTTCGACACATGAGCCCGTCTTGGGGAGATTGTTGAACAGCAGCCAGGACAAAGCAAAGCAGTCAGAGGAGTCGTTGAGGAAATTTATGTATCTCAGCTGTTGGGCTCCCAACTAATCCAAGATTTAACTAGAAAGTGTATATATCAGCTATTGTAATGTAGAAATAACAGGAGAAATAAATTGATGTTTCCCTGGAAGTTGCTTGTTATTAGACTTCATAAACTAGCATTTTACCATCTAAACTGTCTGATTTATTCTTATGATGCACTACATTATCACAAGAAAATTATTACTAAGGTA of Daucus carota subsp. sativus chromosome 3, DH1 v3.0, whole genome shotgun sequence contains these proteins:
- the LOC108213201 gene encoding uncharacterized protein LOC108213201, translated to MSAASKAWIVAASVGLVEALKDQGFARWNYPIRCLHQRAKANLPSFSHAKMLSSSTHEPVLGRLLNSSQDKAKQSEESLRKFMYLSCWAPN